One Sodalis praecaptivus DNA segment encodes these proteins:
- the metH gene encoding methionine synthase — protein sequence MTLTLAANEIIVTNRINELGATLARRIMVLDGGMGTMIQSYQLQEADYRGQRFADWPCDVKGNNDLLVLSKPDVVSAIHDAYLAAGADILETNTFNATTIAMADYQMASLASEINFAAARLARERADAWSARTPEKPRYVAGVLGPTNRTASISPDVNDPAYRNIDFDQLVNAYRQSSRALIEGGVDLIMVETIFDTLNAKAAVFALEMEFEALGITLPVMISGTITDASGRTLSGQTTEAFYNSLRHARPLSFGLNCALGPDELRQYVAELSRIADCYVSAHPNAGLPNAFGEYDLGAQAMAHHIGEWAHAGLLNIVGGCCGTTPEHIAALVHAVEGVAPRPLPSLPVACRLAGLEPLNITAASLFVNVGERTNVTGSARFKRLIKEEKYNEALAVARQQVESGAQIIDINMDEGMLDAEAAMVRFLHLIAGEPDIARVPIMIDSSKWQVIEQGLKCIQGKGIVNSISMKEGEAAFLHHARLVRRYGAALVVMAFDEQGQADTRARKIEICRRAYRLLTETLDFPPEDIIFDPNIFAIATGIEEHNNYAQDFIGACADIKAELPHALISGGVSNVSFSFRGNEPVREAIHAVFLYHAIRNGLDMGIVNAGQLAIYDDLPPELRERVEDVVLNRRVDGTERLLALAETYRDSKGDGEAPAQQAEWRGWAVTKRLEYALVKGITDFIEQDTEEARQQAARPIEVIEGPLMAGMNVVGDLFGAGKMFLPQVVKSARVMKQAVAYLEPYIQAGKTELKAAGKILLATVKGDVHDIGKNIVGVVLACNNYDIIDLGVMVPMDKILKTAREKQVDIIGLSGLITPSLDEMVNVAKEMERQGFTLPLLIGGATTSKAHTAVKIEPHYSGPTIYVQNASRSVGVVAALLSETLREGLVERTRREYETVRLQHGRKKSRTPPVSLEAARENALALDWQSYTPPVVHRPGVQAVSATVGTLRNYIDWTPFFMTWSLAGKYPRILQDEVVGEEARRLFADANAMLDKLDEGGLLRPRGVVGLFPANREGDDIVIYRDESRRERLAVAHHLRQQTEKNDFANYCLADFVAPKASGKADYLGAFAVTGGLEEDSLAAEFDARLDDYNKIMVKALADRLAEAFAEYLHERVRKVYWGYAANENLGNEALIRESYQGIRPAPGYPACPDHTEKQTLWSLLEVTRHTGMQLTESFAMWPGASVAGWYFSHPDSKYFAVAQIQRDQVEDYAIRKGLALEEIERWLGPNLGYDAE from the coding sequence ATGACGCTTACATTGGCGGCAAATGAGATCATCGTGACGAATCGGATAAACGAACTGGGTGCGACGCTGGCGCGACGGATAATGGTGCTGGACGGCGGCATGGGCACCATGATTCAGAGTTATCAGCTGCAAGAAGCGGATTATCGTGGGCAACGTTTCGCGGACTGGCCGTGCGATGTGAAAGGCAATAATGATCTGCTGGTGCTGAGTAAGCCTGATGTCGTCAGCGCCATCCATGATGCCTATCTCGCCGCCGGCGCCGATATTCTGGAAACCAACACTTTTAACGCCACCACTATTGCGATGGCCGATTATCAGATGGCGTCGCTGGCCAGCGAAATTAACTTCGCCGCCGCCCGTCTGGCGCGAGAGCGCGCAGACGCCTGGAGCGCGCGTACCCCGGAAAAGCCGCGATATGTCGCGGGCGTATTAGGCCCAACCAACCGCACGGCTTCGATATCGCCGGATGTGAACGATCCCGCCTACCGTAATATCGACTTTGACCAGTTAGTAAATGCTTACCGTCAGAGTAGCCGAGCGCTGATCGAAGGCGGCGTCGATTTGATTATGGTGGAAACCATCTTCGACACCCTTAACGCCAAGGCGGCCGTATTTGCGCTGGAAATGGAATTTGAGGCGCTGGGGATCACCCTGCCGGTGATGATTTCGGGCACCATTACCGATGCCTCCGGGCGTACGCTTTCCGGGCAGACCACCGAAGCGTTTTACAACTCGCTGCGTCACGCGCGACCGCTGTCGTTCGGTCTGAACTGTGCGTTGGGTCCTGATGAATTGCGCCAATATGTGGCGGAACTGTCGCGCATCGCCGATTGCTATGTCAGCGCCCACCCCAATGCGGGCCTGCCCAATGCGTTCGGCGAATATGACCTGGGCGCGCAGGCGATGGCGCACCATATTGGTGAATGGGCCCACGCCGGCTTACTGAATATCGTCGGCGGCTGCTGCGGCACGACGCCGGAGCATATCGCCGCCCTGGTCCACGCCGTGGAAGGGGTGGCGCCGCGCCCGCTGCCGTCGCTGCCGGTCGCCTGCCGGCTGGCGGGGCTGGAGCCGCTGAATATTACGGCGGCCTCACTGTTCGTTAACGTCGGCGAGCGTACCAATGTCACCGGCTCGGCGCGTTTCAAGCGTTTGATCAAAGAAGAGAAATACAATGAGGCGCTGGCGGTGGCGCGCCAGCAGGTGGAGAGCGGTGCGCAGATCATCGACATCAATATGGATGAGGGCATGCTGGACGCCGAGGCGGCCATGGTGCGCTTTCTCCATCTGATTGCCGGCGAGCCGGATATCGCCCGCGTGCCGATCATGATCGACTCCTCCAAATGGCAGGTGATCGAGCAGGGGCTGAAATGTATTCAGGGTAAGGGCATCGTTAACTCCATTTCGATGAAGGAGGGAGAGGCGGCGTTCCTCCATCACGCGCGGCTGGTACGGCGCTATGGCGCCGCTTTGGTGGTAATGGCGTTTGACGAACAGGGCCAGGCCGATACTCGGGCACGTAAAATCGAGATCTGCCGCCGCGCCTACCGGCTTTTGACCGAGACGCTAGATTTTCCGCCGGAAGATATCATTTTCGATCCGAATATTTTCGCCATCGCCACCGGTATCGAAGAACATAATAACTACGCTCAGGATTTTATTGGCGCCTGCGCGGATATTAAAGCGGAACTGCCCCATGCGCTCATTTCCGGCGGTGTTTCCAATGTTTCATTCTCATTTCGCGGCAACGAGCCGGTACGTGAAGCGATTCATGCCGTGTTTCTTTATCATGCTATTCGCAACGGCCTCGATATGGGCATTGTCAACGCCGGCCAATTAGCGATCTATGACGATTTGCCGCCAGAGCTGCGCGAACGGGTGGAAGATGTGGTGCTGAATCGGCGCGTAGACGGAACCGAACGCTTGCTGGCGCTGGCCGAGACGTATCGCGACAGCAAGGGGGACGGCGAGGCGCCGGCGCAGCAGGCGGAGTGGCGCGGATGGGCGGTGACTAAACGCCTGGAATATGCCCTGGTTAAGGGCATTACCGACTTCATTGAGCAGGATACCGAAGAGGCGCGGCAGCAGGCGGCACGCCCTATCGAAGTGATCGAAGGGCCGTTAATGGCCGGCATGAACGTGGTGGGAGACCTGTTTGGCGCCGGCAAAATGTTTTTGCCGCAGGTGGTGAAATCGGCCCGGGTAATGAAACAGGCGGTGGCCTATTTGGAGCCTTACATCCAAGCCGGGAAGACCGAATTGAAAGCCGCCGGCAAAATTCTGCTGGCGACCGTGAAGGGGGATGTACACGATATCGGCAAAAATATTGTCGGCGTGGTGTTAGCCTGCAACAACTATGACATTATCGATCTTGGCGTCATGGTTCCGATGGATAAAATTCTCAAGACCGCGCGCGAAAAGCAAGTAGATATCATAGGGTTATCGGGACTGATTACCCCGTCGCTGGATGAAATGGTCAACGTTGCCAAAGAAATGGAACGTCAGGGGTTTACGCTGCCGCTGTTGATCGGCGGCGCCACCACCTCCAAAGCCCATACGGCGGTGAAAATCGAGCCACACTACAGCGGGCCGACGATTTACGTGCAGAACGCCTCACGCAGCGTCGGTGTGGTCGCCGCGCTGCTGTCTGAGACCTTGCGGGAAGGGTTGGTGGAGCGCACCCGCCGCGAATATGAAACGGTACGTCTTCAGCACGGACGTAAAAAGTCGCGTACCCCGCCGGTCAGCCTCGAAGCGGCGCGGGAGAATGCGCTGGCGCTGGACTGGCAGAGCTACACGCCGCCGGTGGTGCATCGTCCCGGCGTGCAGGCGGTCAGCGCGACCGTCGGCACGCTGCGCAATTATATTGACTGGACGCCGTTCTTTATGACCTGGTCGCTGGCGGGTAAATATCCGCGTATCCTGCAAGATGAGGTGGTGGGCGAAGAGGCCCGGCGGCTGTTTGCGGACGCCAATGCCATGCTGGACAAGCTGGATGAAGGCGGATTATTGCGGCCGCGCGGCGTGGTGGGGCTGTTTCCCGCCAACCGGGAGGGCGATGATATCGTCATTTATCGCGATGAAAGCCGGCGCGAGCGGCTGGCCGTCGCCCATCATCTGCGCCAGCAGACCGAAAAAAACGATTTCGCCAACTATTGTCTGGCGGATTTCGTGGCGCCGAAAGCCAGCGGCAAAGCAGACTATTTGGGCGCGTTCGCCGTCACCGGCGGTTTGGAAGAGGATAGCCTGGCGGCGGAGTTTGATGCCCGCCTGGATGATTACAACAAGATTATGGTCAAAGCGCTGGCCGACCGGCTGGCGGAGGCGTTTGCCGAATATCTTCACGAGCGGGTGCGTAAGGTGTACTGGGGCTATGCCGCTAATGAAAATTTAGGCAATGAGGCGTTGATACGCGAAAGTTATCAAGGTATCCGGCCGGCGCCAGGCTATCCCGCCTGCCCTGACCATACCGAAAAGCAAACGCTGTGGTCATTATTGGAGGTAACGCGCCACACCGGCATGCAACTGACGGAATCGTTCGCCATGTGGCCGGGGGCGTCGGTAGCGGGGTGGTATTTCAGCCATCCTGACAGCAAATACTTTGCCGTGGCGCAGATCCAGCGCGACCAGGTAGAGGATTATGCGATACGCAAAGGGCTGGCGCTGGAAGAAATAGAACGCTGGCTGGGGCCAAATCTGGGCTACGACGCCGAATAA
- a CDS encoding aspartate aminotransferase family protein, with protein MTNCSVPQLSEQELKNSALYRLDDKYMSWGDTVHYQSRPIIADSCLGDRVVDIHGNIYLDSQMWHSSCNFGYRNREIEQAVERQLHKLPQVSGDYLHEEKLLLAEEICEAIYQRTGLRGRVGFNVGGTLVVEDALKIVRKNTGRNRVATLMGGYHGRSLTVSGMSSSHRYRQYYGEFADRAIMFPYANCGQCYYDKQPGECGSYCGKMISRAMENDFYGIASENSNEIGAFFLELCQGRGYTVPPKDFFRQFVPEMQKRGILIVDDEIQVGMFRTGKLFAFEHYDIVPDIITLGKSLTNGLSPLSAVWAREELVSRDIFTPGHAHSNFANHSLGTAAALQTWRYMIAHDYEPLLSQKSAYFMGGLRRLKQRYPFIGLIEGLGMLFSVTFTTPDGLPWRNAGKQAVTLAQDNDYVYQGETLRLILNSGGYHCEKIKLAPWLDMGYEEMERMLTILDQVFAALADAEEV; from the coding sequence ATGACGAACTGTAGCGTTCCCCAACTGAGTGAGCAGGAGCTAAAAAATAGCGCATTGTATCGACTGGATGATAAATATATGTCCTGGGGCGACACGGTGCATTATCAATCGCGACCCATTATCGCCGACAGTTGTCTGGGCGATCGTGTGGTTGATATTCACGGCAATATTTATTTGGATAGCCAAATGTGGCATTCCAGCTGCAATTTTGGCTACCGCAACCGTGAAATTGAACAAGCCGTGGAGCGCCAACTGCACAAGCTGCCGCAGGTTAGCGGGGATTATCTGCATGAGGAAAAGCTACTGCTGGCGGAGGAAATCTGCGAAGCGATCTATCAACGCACCGGGCTACGCGGCCGGGTAGGGTTTAACGTCGGCGGCACGCTGGTGGTAGAAGATGCGTTGAAAATCGTACGTAAGAATACCGGGCGCAACCGGGTGGCGACCCTGATGGGGGGCTATCACGGCCGCTCTTTAACGGTGTCGGGTATGTCCAGCAGTCACCGTTATCGCCAGTACTATGGCGAATTCGCCGATCGGGCGATAATGTTTCCTTACGCCAATTGTGGGCAATGCTATTATGACAAACAGCCCGGCGAATGCGGCAGTTATTGCGGCAAAATGATTTCGCGAGCGATGGAAAATGATTTTTATGGTATTGCCAGCGAAAACAGTAATGAAATAGGCGCTTTCTTCCTTGAGCTTTGCCAAGGGCGGGGTTATACGGTGCCGCCAAAAGACTTTTTCCGCCAGTTTGTGCCGGAAATGCAAAAACGCGGGATATTAATCGTTGATGATGAAATACAGGTGGGCATGTTCCGAACAGGAAAATTATTTGCCTTTGAGCATTACGATATTGTGCCGGATATCATCACGCTGGGTAAATCGCTGACTAACGGCCTCAGCCCGCTCAGTGCGGTCTGGGCTCGGGAAGAATTAGTGAGTCGCGATATTTTTACCCCGGGCCATGCCCACAGCAATTTTGCCAATCACTCCTTAGGCACCGCCGCCGCGCTGCAAACCTGGCGCTATATGATCGCTCATGATTATGAGCCGCTACTGTCGCAAAAATCGGCCTATTTCATGGGCGGACTGCGGCGTCTAAAACAGCGTTATCCCTTCATTGGGCTAATCGAGGGGCTGGGGATGCTGTTTAGCGTTACCTTCACCACGCCGGACGGTTTGCCCTGGCGTAATGCGGGTAAGCAGGCGGTCACGCTGGCGCAGGATAATGATTACGTCTACCAGGGAGAAACGCTGCGTCTGATCCTTAATAGCGGCGGCTACCATTGCGAAAAAATCAAATTGGCCCCCTGGCTGGATATGGGTTACGAAGAAATGGAGCGCATGCTGACCATTCTCGATCAGGTCTTCGCCGCCCTGGCCGACGCGGAGGAGGTTTGA